One Treponema primitia ZAS-1 genomic window, ACTTCCAGGGCGTAGCGGGCGGAACGGCTGGACTGGATTGTACGCAGGCTTTGGGGCTGCATGTCGTGAATTTCCAGGATACGTCCGTCGTAGGCAATATAGGCAATGGAAAGGGGGATCAGGGTATTCTTCATCCAGAAACTAAGTATGTGGTCCCGTTCGAAAACAAAGAGCATCCCCTGCCCGTCCGCAAGGGATTTCCTGCCCATAAGGCCCCGGGTGCGCTGATCTTCCGTACGGGCTATTTCCGCTAGGATAGGCGCCTCAGTTCCATCAGAGCGCAGTATATGTAATTCCAGCGTTTCAAGCCGGCTCTGGGAGCCCGAACCCCCGGCGGCGCAGTTTAGGGCTGCGCAGAAAAACAGTGCTATGCACACTAAAACTGCAAAATAATACCTGCGGCGCCGGGGACTCTTCAATTAAAAACCTTCCAGAAATTCGTTACGGTTAAGCAGATCCCGGGCGCCGTCTGCGGAGGGCCCCACAAGAATCTCGGCGGGGGATAGCTTTAACATTTCAAAATTATACTTATCGATATATTTCACCGTCAAGGGCCGTTCAAGGGATACCCGGGTATCATCGTTCTCCCATACCGCTTCCTGGGGGTTCAGGGAACTGGGTTCCCCGTAGCGCTGGCGGAGGGAAGAAAAAACCGAATAGTGATCCACCAGGGTGGTGTTCAGGGAAAAGGACATGATAAAAACTTCCCCATACCGAAGCTGAAAAAATGCCCGGCGTATGAAGGAAAATCCCTGGGTTTCCACCAGGGTCTGCTCCCGGTCAGAGGGCATCAGGGAAACATCCCGGTCCTCCCGGAAATAAAAAATATTGTCATCCCGAAGGGCTGTCTTAAGTTCCTCAAGACCAATACCTAAGAATATATGGCGGAAACTACGGGACAGAGGGGCCGGTTCATCGGGATTTTCTGTTGGCGCGGTCTCACTATCCTGGGGATAAACAAAACCCGGCAGAGAGAGAAAACATATCAAAATGAGGAAGTAGGGGTATCTCATTACGTTTAATGTCGGCAAATCCGGGATCAAAACTAAGCGCTTTAGTGTCTTGCTTTTTTGGCCGTACTGTGCCGGGATTTTTCGATACGCTGCATATTCCGGTAATATTGGGTTTGCTTGGCGATTTCAAAGACATCAAGTACGCAGATTTTGCCATTGACAAGCTGAATATTCCGGTTGTTCATGAACTTCCTAATCAGCTGGGTACCGTCCGCCGGGGAGATGCCCACCATGTTTATCAATTCATTGGGACCAAAATCAAAAATGTACGATTGCTCAACATTTGAATCCACCCTGCTCTTTTCAAGCTGAATCAACAGGGCGTCGT contains:
- a CDS encoding DUF192 domain-containing protein; protein product: MKSPRRRRYYFAVLVCIALFFCAALNCAAGGSGSQSRLETLELHILRSDGTEAPILAEIARTEDQRTRGLMGRKSLADGQGMLFVFERDHILSFWMKNTLIPLSIAYIAYDGRILEIHDMQPQSLRTIQSSRSARYALEVPQGWFTRAGIKPGDVLGPNLPKE